A portion of the Patagioenas fasciata isolate bPatFas1 chromosome W, bPatFas1.hap1, whole genome shotgun sequence genome contains these proteins:
- the LOC136114654 gene encoding ATP synthase subunit alpha, mitochondrial-like — MSLNLEPDNVGVVVFGNDRLIKEGDVVKRTGAIVDVPVGEELLGRVVDALGNPIDGKGPITSKMRRRVGLKAPGIIPRISVREPMQTGIKAVDSLVPIGRGQRELIIGDRQTGKTSIAIDTIINQKRFNDGTDEKKKLYCIYVAIGQKRSTVAQLVKRLTDADAMKYTIVVSATASDAAPLQYLAPYSGCSMGEYFRDNGKHVLIIYDDLSKQAVAYRQMSLLLRRPPGREAYPGDVFYLHSRLLERAAKMNDSFGGGSLTALPVIETQAGDVSAYIPTNVISITDGQIFLETELFYKGIRPAINVGLSVSRVGSAAQTRAMKQVSMKLLLLLSH; from the exons ATGTCCTTGAATTTGGAGCCTGACAATGTTGGTGTTGTCGTGTTTGGTAATGACAGACTGATCAAGGAAGGGGATGTTGTAAAGAGGACTGGTGCCATTGTGGATGTTCCAGTTGGCGAAGAGCTGCTGGGCCGTGTTGTAGATGCCCTGGGCAATCCAATTGATGGGAAG GGTCCTATTACATCTAAGATGCGTCGAAGAGTTGGCTTAAAGGCCCCTGGGATTATTCCCAGAATCTCTGTGCGTGAACCCATGCAGACTGGTATTAAGGCTGTGGATAGTTTGGTGCCAATTGGTCGTGGCCAGCGTGAGCTGATCATTGGTGATAGGCAGACTGG GAAAACTTCAATTGCAATTGACACAATAATCAACCAGAAACGATTTAATGATGGAACAGATGAGAAAAAGAAGCTGTATTGTATCTATGTTGCAATTGGTCAGAAGAGATCTACTGTtgctcagctggtgaagaggctcACTGATGCAG ATGCCATGAAGTACACTATTGTGGTGTCTGCCACAGCATCCGATGCAGCACCCCTTCAGTATCTGGCTCCCTATTCAGGCTGCTCCATGGGGGAATACTTCAGAGACAATGGAAAACATGTGTTAATCATCTACGATGACTTATCCAAACAG GCTGTTGCTTACCGTCAGATGTCTCTACTGCTGCGTCGTCCACCTGGTCGTGAAGCCTACCCAGGTGATGTGTTCTACCTGCACTCTCGCCTGCTGGAGAGAGCAGCCAAAATGAATGATTCCTTTGGAGGTGGCTCTCTGACTGCCTTGCCTGTTATTGAAACTCAGGCTGGTGATGTGTCTGCTTACATTCCAACCAATGTCATCTCTATCACTGATGGACAG ATTTTCTTGGAAACTGAGTTGTTCTACAAAGGTATCCGTCCAGCCATCAATGTTGGTCTGTCTGTGTCTCGTGTTGGTTCTGCTGCTCAGACTAGGGCTATGAAGCAGGTAAGCATGAAACTGCTGCTCCTCCTCTCACACTAG